The stretch of DNA TCCAACTGGCCCAGAATCTACCGCTGAGGGATTACAGCGAAGGTGGCATTGTCATTGGAACGTATGACACCCAGTACGGGCCCAGAAACCTGCAGATTCAGTCACTCAGACTCAGAAAATTCGCAGAGGAATGATTCGGCGCTGGTGGAGAAAAAATATTCCTGCAGGCGTGGTGGATTGAAGTCAGTTCACAGAATTCATCAACCCGTCGGTCGAATGTGCCGCAGGGAAGGCTGAGCGATCTGTTCGTTGCCAAAATCGTAAAGGCTCTTTAGAGAAGCTTCCCAGTCGGACTCCTGGAGAATTTCGTGCAGATGCTGGGGCAGATATTGAAGTTCGGCGGTTAAGCCCGGGCTCAACTCATTGAGAAACTCCTGTGCCCCTGAGGGATGCACTGTGCGATCATCTGCCCCTTGCAGGATTTTTACGGGGACACGAATGTCCGATGCCTCGCGGTGAACCTGCTGAAGTGCCGACTTCATGCTGAAAAACCAGCGAGCCGTGATACTCTTCAGGAGAAAAGGATCGCTTTGGCGTCTGGCCAAAGCCAGAGGATCTTTCGTCATCTGTCCATGTCGGAATTTCGTGGGGAAACGCGTGGCCGGCGCCAAGATGTTACAGATGGCCCCCATCGCCAGCGTGAGCGGAGAGATCTGCTGCTGAATTT from Planctopirus ephydatiae encodes:
- a CDS encoding alpha/beta hydrolase translates to MNGACWLAEKRGNDGVDLRYRDYRPDRSAGWTTLIVHGVAEHGGRYDHVSRWLLQRGVRVIVPDLRGHGRSGGVRTFVKHFSQYIDDLVLLRKSLDLDPQRLMVLGHSMGGLVATRYAQLEPRGLAVLALSSPLLKIQQQISPLTLAMGAICNILAPATRFPTKFRHGQMTKDPLALARRQSDPFLLKSITARWFFSMKSALQQVHREASDIRVPVKILQGADDRTVHPSGAQEFLNELSPGLTAELQYLPQHLHEILQESDWEASLKSLYDFGNEQIAQPSLRHIRPTG